In the Arachis ipaensis cultivar K30076 chromosome B10, Araip1.1, whole genome shotgun sequence genome, one interval contains:
- the LOC110268502 gene encoding QWRF motif-containing protein 7-like: protein MLYISSMDITSRGTRDTLPSRRSRSGSAAAISITANERSSTRKPSSSSKRFMRGNNRSRSSRTAQSSSGATSPPAGMMKKVASAWAMSPGRSSLGSPFVPKAVSESPTKANGGGVVSKVLNYWKQKKASVIEEEGYHRFRILHNRLLQWRFINARAHFAMARFKTVAELQQRRCRSTQAETESRRRSRRCISRADPEDTEANSEDAKTEETEDETETYSEEAEDEAETDFLARDGDGDGSSKFRRRRQLQEEEGSRFRRRSRTNGAAAWPRGRIGGDGSAA from the exons ATGCTATATATCTCTTCAATGGATATAACTTCCCGCGGTACACGTGACACTCTTCCTTCTCGACGGAGCAGAAGTGGAAGCGCGGCAGCCATATCCATAACGGCGAACGAGAGATCTTCAACGAGGAAGCCTAGCTCGAGTAGCAAAAGATTCATGAGAGGCAATAACCGTTCAAGATCGTCAAGAACAGCGCAAAGTAGTTCGGGTGCCACGTCACCGCCAGCTGGCATGATGAAGAAGGTGGCTTCTGCGTGGGCGATGTCGCCAGGAAGGTCATCTCTTGGCTCTCCGTTTGTTCCAAAGGCGGTGTCTGAGTCGCCGACGAAAGCAAATGGCGGTGGCGTGGTCAGCAAGGTGTTGAATTACTGGAAGCAAAAAAAAGCTTCGGTAATTGAAGAAGAAGGATACCACAGGTTTAGGATTTTGCATAACAGGCTTTTGCAGTGGCGGTTTATCAATGCTAGAGCTCACTTTGCCATGGCTCGTTTCAAAACTGTAGCCGAG CTTCAACAAAGAAGATGCAGAAGCACTCAAGCAGAAACAGAAAGTAGAAGACGAAGTAGAAGATGCATAAGCAGAGCAGACCCAGAAGATACAGAAGCAAACTCAGAAGATGCAAAAACAGAAGAAACAGAAGACGAAACAGAAACATATTCAGAAGAAGCAGAAGACGAAGCAGAAACAGATTTTCTGGCTCGTGACGGCGACGGCGACGGCAGCTCCAAGTTTCGCCGGCGCCGGCAGctccaagaagaagaaggaagcagattcagaagaagaagcagaaccaACGGAGCAGCGGCGTGGCCGCGTGGTCGAATCGGTGGCGACGGCTCAGCGGCGTAG